A DNA window from Schistocerca gregaria isolate iqSchGreg1 chromosome 2, iqSchGreg1.2, whole genome shotgun sequence contains the following coding sequences:
- the LOC126336873 gene encoding enhancer of split mbeta protein-like: protein MRPDASQAFLVVPAAAAAAQHQHGMLHHAAASPPTSDYEEQPISRTYQYRKVMKPMLERKRRARINRCLDELKELMVVALQAEGENVSKLEKADILELTVRHLHKLRRHHALALTPELAYADRFRAGFTRCAAEVSQYLAGAATAAETEGSGAAPGAGETGAALLRHLAACVRHLEQRGGGGSPPPPLPVHQPANTPPPSPPPPPPVTQQHHHQQQPSPVDTPVLTARTTSVPLTHDKPESMDITEEEAEDAQASSVWRPW from the exons ATGAGGCCCGACGCCAGCCAAGCCTTCCTGGtcgtgcccgccgccgccgccgcggcgcaGCACCAGCACGGCATGCTGCACCACGCCGCTGCCTCGCCACCCACCTCCGACTACGAGGAGCAGCCCATCTCCAGGACTTACCAGTACAGAAAG GTGATGAAGCCGATGCTGGAGCGAAAGAGGCGCGCTCGCATCAACAGGTGCCTGGACGAGCTGAAGGAGCTGATGGTGGTGGCGCTACAGGCGGAGGGCGAGAACGTGAGCAAGCTGGAGAAGGCGGACATCCTGGAGCTGACGGTGCGCCACCTGCACAAGCTGCGCCGCCACCACGCCCTCGCCCTCACACCGGAGCTCGCCTACGCCGACAGGTTCCGCGCCGGCTTCACGCGCTGCGCGGCCGAGGTGTCACAATACctggcgggggcggcgacggcggcAGAGACGGAGGGATCGGGGGCGGCCCCGGGGGCGGGAGAGACGGGCGCCGCGCTGCTGCGCCACCTGGCAGCGTGTGTGCGCCACCTGGAGCAGCGCGGGGGCGGCGGCTCTCCGCCGCCGCCTCTGCCGGTGCACCAGCCCGCCAACACTCCGCCTCCATCGCCTCCACCCCCACCTCCGGTGACtcaacagcaccaccaccagcagcagccgtCTCCTGTCGATACTCCGGTATTAACCGCTAGAACCACTTCAGTTCCGCTGACGCATGACAAACCGGAGAGTATGGACATAACCGAAGAAGAGGCGGAAGACGCACAGGCATCGTCTGTTTGGAGGCCGTGGTGA